The DNA sequence CCGCGATCGGGGCGAGTGACCCCGCGGTGGAGCCATGGCCTCGTCCCTGGGGGGAAACGGAAGGCGATGGTGAAGGCGTAGGGGAGGCTGTTGCCGAGGACACGTCAGCATCGACAGTGCCCGTCGCGCTCACGTCGCCAGTAACGTCACGCCAGGTGACAGTGCTCGCGTCTATCTTCGTCGATGCTCCGGGGTTGGAGATCTGCCCGCCCTCAGAGGCCTCAGCGACGAAGGAAGCGTGTGCGACCAGGGTCACCGACTCGATGGTGGCGGACGCATCCGGGGAGGAAAAAGCCCCCAGGAGGCGGGCCGACGTCGACTCAAAATGGAACACGCCGCCGTCGTCGACCGAAACGACCTCAGCACCGCCGTCCTCAAGCTCCCAGGTGAAACGGCAGGAGTCCACCCCATCAACCGTCACAAGGAGAGAAGACGTCGCCTTGGCCGCCGTGCCCATCGACTGGCACTGCTCGCCGATCAGAGGCTCAGACGTCGACAGAGTCACCTGGTGGGTGGCACTCACGCCCGGCGTCATCTCATAGACCTCGCTCAGGCGGATCTGCGTGGGATCATCGGCGAGTGCCGCTGTTCCGCCCGTCGTCAGGGTGAGAGCCCCAGCGATGCCGAGCAGCGCTCGCGCGAGCTTCATTCAGCCTCGTCCTCCGAGCGCAGGCGCGGAACCGAGGTCTTCTCCGGGCGGACGCCGACCTTCTCGGCGTAAAACGCGCGGATCACCTCCATGTCGGCGCGCACGTCACCGGTGAGCTGATACGTGGGACCCCAGCCGAACGTGAGAGTGCTGCGGTCGATGAAGCCCAGCTGAATCGGTACGCCCGCCTCCATCGCGATGCGGTAGAAGCCGGACTTCCAGAAGTCGCGCGGTGAACGCGTGCCCTTCGGAGTGATACACAGCGTGAACGTGTCCGCCTCGCGGATGCGCTGGGCGACCTGCTCAACAAGGCCGTGCGCCGCGCTGCGCTCCACGGGAACCGCGCCGATCTTCTTGACGAACCAGCCGAGGATCGGGGCCTTGACGATGGAGTCCTTCACCAGGAACGAGAAGGTGCGCCCGCACTTCCACATGGAGATTGCCATGAAGACGCCATCCCAATTCGATGTGTGCGGGGCTCCGATCACGATGACCTTGTCCGGCAGGGGCTGCGTGGACAGCTTCCAACGGGAAACGGACAGGTATGCGGAGGCAATCGCGGAGGTGAGAGCCATGAGAGCCTTTCTGTTCGTAGCTGGAGCCAATCCTACCCGCGGTCCGGTCAGTCCAGCGTCTCCACCGCGAGGGTTTGCGTCATGATGTGAGGGTGTCCCGGCCACAGCGTGAGTGCCCGCTCGCGCACCGCCGCGGTTTCCACGCACACGAAGTCCTGCCACTCGCCCTCACCAACGTCGCTCATGGTGGCCGCGCCCTGGGACCCGGGATTCCATACGATCGTCGAGCCTGAGCCGTTCTTATCCACGATGATGCGTCTGCCCAGCTTAGGATCGACGACCTGGACCTGGTGAGTGGAGGTGTAGACGCGGTCGGTGGGCCCAATGAAGGTCACGTCGCCGCTCTGGATGGCGTAGCGCTCGCGGACCTTGTCGTAGTAGCGTGCCCCGTCCAGACCCTCGATGGTTACGTCCTTGACATCGCCGACGCGCAGGTAGGTGTGTAGGGCGGCTTCGATCGCAAAGGGATGGTCGTCCTCGTTCGTGAGGGTCAGGCTCATGTTGAGCTCGGCCCCCACGGCGATGTCCAGGCGCGCACAGAAAGAGTGCGGATAGAGGGCGGACGTCTCGCCCGTGTGGTGCAATTCGAAGGAGAACGAGGCCGGGGCATCGTCTGCGGGCTGCGTGCTCGACAGCAGGGTCCAGGGGGTCGTGCGGGCGAAGCCGTGGGTGCTTGCTCCTTCCCCGGGCCTCGCCGGGGAGTCGGTGGGACTGCCGAACCAGGGCAAGCACAGGGGGATGCCTCCACGAATCGCCCGTGTGCCGTCCAGCACCGCGTGGGAGGAGAGCCACAGGACGTCCGGGTGGCATGTGGGACGCCACGACAGCAGGTGCGCACCGAAAGGGGTGACAAGGGCCGAGGCCCCGGAAACTTGCGCGCTGAGCGTGGCGATGTCAGTCATAGAACTCAGTTAACGCCATTGTTCGTTGTCGAGCAACTAGAACGGCCGATGGGGCCTCATATGTCCACGCGGTGTCCGCGACGTGGTGGAATTCGCAACACGAGGATCGCATCGTCCCTTGTTCAGCCGATATTCTGGAGGCCCATGTGCGTGAAATTGGTTCGAACCGGTCGTGTCCGAGGCATCTGTGCCCCCTCACACGCATACTCACACGCATAATTCTGTATCCACATTTGAGGAGTCCACATATGTCCACGCGTCCCGACCTGCGAAATGTCGCGATCGTCGCTCACGTCGATCACGGAAAGACCACGCTGGTTGACGCAATGCTCTGGCAGTCCGGAGCATTCTCCGAGCGCGACACCGTCGAAAAGACCGGTGAGCGCGTCATGGACTCCGGCGACCTGGAGCGCGAGAAGGGCATTACCATTCTCGCCAAGAACACCGCCGTCCACTACACCGGCCCCGCCGCCCAGGCCCTGGGCCTCGAGAGCGGTGTGATCATTAACGTTATCGACACTCCCGGTCACGCCGACTTCGGGGGCGAGGTCGAACGTGGCCTGTCGATGGTCGACGGCGTCGTCCTCATGGTCGATGCCTCCGAGGGGCCGCTCCCTCAGACCCGCTTCGTGCTGCGTAAGGCCCTTCAGGCGCATCTACCCGTCATCGTCGTCGTCAACAAGGTCGATCGCCCCGACTCGCGCATCGAGGAGGTTGTCTCCGAGACGACCGACCTGCTCCTGTCGCTGGGCGAGGACCTCATGAACGAGGGTATCGACATCGACGTGGACTCCCTCATGGACGTGCCCGTCGTCTACGCCTCCGCCAAGGCCGGCAAGTGCTCCCTGGATAACCCCGGTGACGCCCAGCTGCCCACCGAGAACCTCGAGCCCCTGTTCGAGACCATTCTGAACCGTATCCCCGGCCCCAGCTACGACGAGGACATGCCGCTGCAGGCCCACGTCACCAACCTGGACGCCTCCCCGTTCCTGGGCCGTCTCGCCCTCCTGCGCATCCACAACGGCACCCTCAAGAAGGGGGCCGACGTGGGCCTGGCGCGTCACGACGGCACCATCCAACGCGTCCACATCTCCGAGCTGCTGGCCACCGAGGGCCTCGAGCGCGTGTCCACCGACTCCGCTGGCCCCGGCGACATCGTCGCCGTCGCCGGCATTGAGGACATCATGATCGGCGAGTCCCTCGTCGACCTCGAGGACCCGCGTCCCCTCCCGCTCATCACGGTGGATGATCCGGCCATCTCCATGACCATCGGCATCAACACCTCGCCCATGGCTGGTCGCGTCAAGGGCGCCAAGGTTACGGCCCGCCAGGTCAAAGACCGCCTGGACCGTGAGCTTATCGGCAACGTGTCTCTGAAGGTCCTGCCCACCGAGCGCCCCGACGCCTGGGAGGTTCAGGGCCGCGGCGAACTCGCCCTGGCGATCCTCGTCGAGCAGATGCGTCGCGAGGGCTTCGAGCTGACCGTCGGCAAGCCGCAGGTCGTCACCAAGGAGATCGACGGCACGCTCAGCGAGCCCATGGAGCGCATGACGATCGACATCCCCGAGGAATACCTCGGCGCCGTCACGCAGCTGATGGCAGCCCGCAAGGGCCGCATGGAGACCATGGCGAACCACGGCTCGGGCTGGATCCGCCTCGAGTTCGTCGTTCCCGCCCGCGGCCTCATCGGCTTCCGTACGCGCTTCCTCACCGAAACGCGCGGCACCGGCATCGCCTCGTCCATCTCTGAGGGTTACGCCCCCTGGCAGGGCTCCATCGAGCAGCGCCTCACCGGCTCCCTCGTCGCCGACCGCGCTGGTCAGGCCACCCCGTACGCGATGACCAACCTGCAGGAGCGCGGCTCCTTCATCGTCGAGCCTTCCTCCGAGGTCTACGAGGGCCAGGTTGTGGGTGAAAACCCGCGCGGCGAGGACATGGACGTGAACATCTGCCGCGAGAAGAAGCAAACGAACACTCGTAGCGCGACCGCCGACGTGTACGAGTCGCTGACCCCGTCTCGCAAGCTGACGCTCGAGGAATCCCTTGAGTTTGCGGCCAACGACGAGTGCGTCGAGGTTACGCCCGAGGCCGTGCGCGTGCGCAAGGTCGTCCTGGACGCCCAGGAGCGCTTCAAGATCGCTGCTCGCGAGCGTCGCGCCAACCGCTGATCAGCGCCGCGTCCCTCGCCCGCTAAATCGTGGGCGGGGGAGGCACACGCTTGCCCGTCACCATCGTGCGAGCATCCACGCGAACCGGCCCACGCCTCGTCGCGACCGTGACGTGTGTGGGGGCCACCTCAAGCGCCTCCCCCAGAGCGTCGTGCAAGCCGTCCGCCAGGCGGTAGCGGATGACGATCCTCTCGCCGACCGAGAAGCCCATCCAGGGTAGATCGGGAATTGCGCCAGGCGCGCGTGCGGAAATTTCCTCATGCGCGCAGTCAGCCGTGTTCGACGCGATCGGCGCATTTTCACCGATCGCAGAGCTGTGGCGGACGCGGGGTGACTCGGGGCTACTCATACGTGAATAATAGAATCAACGAGTCTTTAGAACCGACCAGGAGGAACGTCTCATGACCTATGTCATCGCGCAGCCCTGCGTGGACGTCAAGGATCGCGCTTGCGTGGACGAGTGCCCCGTCGACTGCATTTACGAGGGGGCCCGTACTCTCTACATTCACCCCGAGGAGTGCGTGGACTGCGGCGCGTGCGAACCCGTGTGCCCGACCGAGGCCATCTTCTACGAGGATGACCTGCCCTCCGAGTGGTCCGACTACCTGCGCGCCAACGTTGACTTCTTCAACGACCTGGGTAGCCCCGGCGGTGCCCAGAAAACCGGCGTCCAGGACTTCGATGATCCGATGATCGCCGCGTTGCCTCCTCAGAATGAGGAATGGAAGGCCGAGAACCTCTGACAGTCGATAGGGTAGGGGTATGACAACGATCCTTCCCCGCCCTCTTGACCTGCCCGAATTCCCCTGGGATCAGCTGGCGCCCGCCAAGGCGCGCGCAGCTGAACATCCCGGGGGAATCTGCGATCTGAGCGTCGGAACCCCCGTTGATGACACCCCCGCGTTCATCCGCGAGGCCCTCGCCGATGCCTCGAACGCGCACGGCTATCCGACGGTGATTGGCACCGCCGAGGTGCGCGATGCGATCCTGGCGTGGGGCGCGCGCCGAGGTATGGTCGATGTCGGTCACGGCGGTGTGATTCCCACGATCGGCTCGAAGGAAGCCGTCGCCTGGATCCCCGCCCTCCTGGGCGTGCGCGCGGGGGATACGATCCTCGTTCCCGAGGTCGCCTACCCGACCTACGACATTGGTGCCCGACTCGCGGGTGCCACCCCCGTCGCCGTCGACCCGACGAATCCCGACAGCTGGCCCGATGCCGCCCTCGTCTACCTGAACTCCCCGGGCAACCCGGACGGCCACGTCATGAGCAAGGACGAGCTACGAGCAGTCGTTGGCTGGGCGCGCGCCCACGGTGCCGTCGTCGTCTCCGACGAGTGCTACGCTGCCCTGCCCTGGTCGCAGCCCTACGTGAGCGAGGGCGTTCCCTCCCTGCTTGATGTGGACGTGTGTGACGCAGACGCGAGCGGCCTGCTGGTCCTGTACTCGCTGTCCAAGCAGTCGAATCTTGCAGGCTACCGCGGGGCTCTCATCTACGGCGATCCCCAGCTAGTTGCCCCGATCGTCAGCACGCGTAAGCACTCCGGTCTGATGGTGCCCGCCCCCGTCCAGCACGCGATGGCGGTGGCCCTTCGTGACACCGAGCACGTGGAGCGTCAGCGCAGCGTCTACGCGGTGCGTCGCGCCCTCCTCCTGGATGCACTGACCGACGCCGGCCTCGACGTCGATCCCGATAGCGCCGCCGGCCTATACCTGTGGGTCGCCGATCCCGCCCACCCGCGTGACTCGTGGGCACTGGTGAACCGCTTGGCAGATCTCGGCATCCTCGTGGCCCCCGGCGACTTCTATGGCACGGCGGCCCGCGGGCGCGTCCGCGTCGCCCTGACCGCCACTGACGAGCGAGTCCAGGTGGCCGCTGCCCGCATCCGCGAGGCCTGGGCGACGCGCTGACATCCAACGCGACGAACGAGGCCGGGGCTACCCAGCGCAGTGCGTGCGGGCGGCCCCGGCCTCGTTGATGTCAACGCTCAGTTCGATGCGTGCAGTGCGTCGTTGAGCTCGATGCCCACGACGCCTGCACGGGCGATGGCCTCGATGCGGCCGGTTTGAGAATTGCGGCGGAACA is a window from the Schaalia odontolytica genome containing:
- a CDS encoding 1-acyl-sn-glycerol-3-phosphate acyltransferase; amino-acid sequence: MALTSAIASAYLSVSRWKLSTQPLPDKVIVIGAPHTSNWDGVFMAISMWKCGRTFSFLVKDSIVKAPILGWFVKKIGAVPVERSAAHGLVEQVAQRIREADTFTLCITPKGTRSPRDFWKSGFYRIAMEAGVPIQLGFIDRSTLTFGWGPTYQLTGDVRADMEVIRAFYAEKVGVRPEKTSVPRLRSEDEAE
- a CDS encoding D-hexose-6-phosphate mutarotase; the encoded protein is MTDIATLSAQVSGASALVTPFGAHLLSWRPTCHPDVLWLSSHAVLDGTRAIRGGIPLCLPWFGSPTDSPARPGEGASTHGFARTTPWTLLSSTQPADDAPASFSFELHHTGETSALYPHSFCARLDIAVGAELNMSLTLTNEDDHPFAIEAALHTYLRVGDVKDVTIEGLDGARYYDKVRERYAIQSGDVTFIGPTDRVYTSTHQVQVVDPKLGRRIIVDKNGSGSTIVWNPGSQGAATMSDVGEGEWQDFVCVETAAVRERALTLWPGHPHIMTQTLAVETLD
- the typA gene encoding translational GTPase TypA yields the protein MSTRPDLRNVAIVAHVDHGKTTLVDAMLWQSGAFSERDTVEKTGERVMDSGDLEREKGITILAKNTAVHYTGPAAQALGLESGVIINVIDTPGHADFGGEVERGLSMVDGVVLMVDASEGPLPQTRFVLRKALQAHLPVIVVVNKVDRPDSRIEEVVSETTDLLLSLGEDLMNEGIDIDVDSLMDVPVVYASAKAGKCSLDNPGDAQLPTENLEPLFETILNRIPGPSYDEDMPLQAHVTNLDASPFLGRLALLRIHNGTLKKGADVGLARHDGTIQRVHISELLATEGLERVSTDSAGPGDIVAVAGIEDIMIGESLVDLEDPRPLPLITVDDPAISMTIGINTSPMAGRVKGAKVTARQVKDRLDRELIGNVSLKVLPTERPDAWEVQGRGELALAILVEQMRREGFELTVGKPQVVTKEIDGTLSEPMERMTIDIPEEYLGAVTQLMAARKGRMETMANHGSGWIRLEFVVPARGLIGFRTRFLTETRGTGIASSISEGYAPWQGSIEQRLTGSLVADRAGQATPYAMTNLQERGSFIVEPSSEVYEGQVVGENPRGEDMDVNICREKKQTNTRSATADVYESLTPSRKLTLEESLEFAANDECVEVTPEAVRVRKVVLDAQERFKIAARERRANR
- a CDS encoding putative acetyltransferase, giving the protein MSSPESPRVRHSSAIGENAPIASNTADCAHEEISARAPGAIPDLPWMGFSVGERIVIRYRLADGLHDALGEALEVAPTHVTVATRRGPVRVDARTMVTGKRVPPPPTI
- the fdxA gene encoding ferredoxin; this translates as MTYVIAQPCVDVKDRACVDECPVDCIYEGARTLYIHPEECVDCGACEPVCPTEAIFYEDDLPSEWSDYLRANVDFFNDLGSPGGAQKTGVQDFDDPMIAALPPQNEEWKAENL
- the dapC gene encoding succinyldiaminopimelate transaminase is translated as MTTILPRPLDLPEFPWDQLAPAKARAAEHPGGICDLSVGTPVDDTPAFIREALADASNAHGYPTVIGTAEVRDAILAWGARRGMVDVGHGGVIPTIGSKEAVAWIPALLGVRAGDTILVPEVAYPTYDIGARLAGATPVAVDPTNPDSWPDAALVYLNSPGNPDGHVMSKDELRAVVGWARAHGAVVVSDECYAALPWSQPYVSEGVPSLLDVDVCDADASGLLVLYSLSKQSNLAGYRGALIYGDPQLVAPIVSTRKHSGLMVPAPVQHAMAVALRDTEHVERQRSVYAVRRALLLDALTDAGLDVDPDSAAGLYLWVADPAHPRDSWALVNRLADLGILVAPGDFYGTAARGRVRVALTATDERVQVAAARIREAWATR